The region TTTGAGGAAATAAAGGCCGGCGTTGATGTCGTCGGTCAGGGCATAGCTCAGGCCCAGGCCCCATTGGGCATTGTTGTTGGGCTTCTTCTCGCCCCGGTAGGCGACGTCGAAGCGCCCGTTCTGTGCATCGCCGATGCCCAGCAGGTTGTTGCTGAGCAGGTTCGACAGGATCTGCACGATCTGCGGCGGCAGGCCCAGCGCGCTGCAATTGGGAATCGACGAACTCAGGGTGCAGGCCGAGGCGTAATTGGCAATGACATCGGGGAAGGGGTTGACCGAACCATAGGCGAATTCGGCCCCCGGCCCGATGATGTCGGACCGGCTGAAGTAACTGCCCACGCCATCGAGCTGGTTGTAGTCATAGTCGAACTGGTAATAGCCCAGGATGCTGAGCCGATCGGTAACGCCCCAGTTCATCGAGACCTGCGGCACCGGCAGCAGGATGTCCTTGACCTCGGCGCCCGGCGTATTCGCCCTTGTGGTGTCGACCACGCCCTGGCTGAGCGAGATATTGCCGAAGAACAGGCTCTCGCCCCAGGCCACCACCTGGTTGCCGACACGCAGCGAGAGGTCGGTGCCGAAGACATCGAAGGTGCCATAGGCAAAGGCATCCAGCGCGCGGAAGCGGCCGCCGTTGGCATAGCGGGTCTGGCCGGTGAACTCGTCGGCCGGGCCGCCGTGCTTGTTGATGCCGTCGGGAAAGTTGACGTCGTTGGAATTGTCGGCGTGATAGACGAAATCGTAATAGGCGTTGCCGCTGGCCTTGAAGCCCCAGTCCTCGTATTTGAAGTTGGCCTCGACCAGGGCGCTGAACATGTTGGTGAACATGTCGCCTTTTTCGAAATTCCGGTTGGGATCGTCGAAATTGTAGCTGCGCGGCACATGGGTCGAGACGTCGATCGGCTGGAGGATCGGGATCTGCGGCAGCAGCACGACATGGGCATAGTCGGTCGTGGGCGAGAACGAGCGGGGACTGGCATCTTCGGCGCGGATGCCGGCCTGGTAGGTGGTGGTCACATTGACCGACAGGCTGGCACCGTTGTCGAAGTCGATCACTTCCGACAGGGCCGAGGCGGTGCCGCCCAGGATGCCGGCGATCACGCTGGCACGGACGACGGCGCGCGATGCCCGGCGCCGATTGCTTAAGCCTTTTACCATGACGCACACCCCCGATTTGACCCCGTCTGTCGCGGCTTTGGCTGCACCAACAAACCCGGTGCACCCTTTTGCTGGATCAGGCCGTTGCCCTGACGGGCACGCCTCACAAGGCGATCATCGCCAAAATCGCCACCCCACCGGCCACGTGATTCCACCGTAGGCCGCCGGGTTGTTCCCGATCTGGTTGAACATCACGCCGATGCCGGTTCACTGCATGGTCCATGCGGACTAGGCAGTGCGGGCGGGCCGGGATTTGGGAAAGGGGGGTGGTCGTCCCGGCGCGGCGGCCGGGACGACGCAAGGGAGGAGATCAGTAGATCTCGGGCACCAGCATCTCTTGGGGCACCGGGTTGCGGATATAGTCGTCGTGCCGGGTCCGTTCGGGCAGGACGATGGCGGGGTGTTCCACCGGTTCGTAGGGGATCTGGGTCAGCAGGTGATTGATGCAATTGAGGCGCGCCCGCTTCTTGTCGACCGCCTGCACCACCCACCAGGGCGCTTCCGCGATGTGGGTGCGCTCCAGCATCACTTCCTTGGCCTTGGTGTAGAGCTCCCAGCGGCGGCGGGATTCAAGGTCCATCGGGCTCAGCTTCCACTGCTTCAGCGGGTCGTGGATGCGGCTGAGGAAGCGCATGTGCTGCTCCTCGTCGGTGATCGAGAACCAGTACTTGAGCACCTTGATGCCCGAGCGCGCCAGCATCCGCTCGAATTCCGGCACCGAGCGGAAGAATTCCTCGTA is a window of Oleomonas cavernae DNA encoding:
- a CDS encoding DUF1302 domain-containing protein, which gives rise to MVKGLSNRRRASRAVVRASVIAGILGGTASALSEVIDFDNGASLSVNVTTTYQAGIRAEDASPRSFSPTTDYAHVVLLPQIPILQPIDVSTHVPRSYNFDDPNRNFEKGDMFTNMFSALVEANFKYEDWGFKASGNAYYDFVYHADNSNDVNFPDGINKHGGPADEFTGQTRYANGGRFRALDAFAYGTFDVFGTDLSLRVGNQVVAWGESLFFGNISLSQGVVDTTRANTPGAEVKDILLPVPQVSMNWGVTDRLSILGYYQFDYDYNQLDGVGSYFSRSDIIGPGAEFAYGSVNPFPDVIANYASACTLSSSIPNCSALGLPPQIVQILSNLLSNNLLGIGDAQNGRFDVAYRGEKKPNNNAQWGLGLSYALTDDINAGLYFLKYHEKNPLPVFGISTVQTDPFRPGTLGGALTSVCGLLGIDCSGIQQQVTNAIDNIVADVAPLYLPYTYVAQYFDDVKLYGASASTTIGQVNLGFDFAYRQDAPMLVDGNISGITAPQPVRGDVVQTNFNALYVMGSTPLWDSLSIVGEVSFNYVVDHETLYLYDIHGQPLKDGNGNNINKFDDLTGDRFSWGYQAQFEFGYNDVFPGGWDMFVPVIVGQAIGSPAYNGSLGALTGNGDFRVATGVKLRHLNNLEVSIIYNAFLGSYHRVERPLADRDYVVATVKYTF